The nucleotide sequence AATGGCGGTGCCGGTGCCCAGGCGCGCGACGACGGTCCGATCCCGAGCCCGATGGGCGAGGCACGCCCGCCGCGCGGCCCGCGCAACAACCGCGGCCCGGGTGGCGGCAACGGCGGTCCGCCGCAACAGCAGCAGGGCCGGCGCAACAACAACAACGGCGGCAACCGCAATCGGCAGGGCGGCGACGACCGTCCGCCGAGCGGTGCCAACCAGCCCGATCCGATGAAGACCTCGCTGGGCTACATCGGCGCCGACAGCTTCACGCGCCAGCGCAAGGAACAGCGCCAGGGCGGCTCCGGCCGCCGTGGCGGTGGGGGCGGCGGCGGCGGGGGGGGTGGTGGCGGCGGCTTCGGCGGGCAGGGCGGCGGCGGTGGCCGGCGCCGCGGACGCTGAACAAAAACAGCCGCGCCCGCGCGGCCTTTCGCGGGGTTTTCACCAAGGTGGTGAATCCCGCCGGTTAAAATCGCGGGCTTTGTCGGGATACAGCGCAACAATATCGTTGCAGTTGTGACAAAAAACTTCAGAATCAAGCAAGCTCAGAAAGCACTTCCATGGCTATCGAACGTACCCTCTCCATCATCAAGCCCGACGCCGTCGCCAAGAACGTCATCGGCAAGATCGTTTCCCGCTTCGAGGCTGCCGGCCTGAAGATCGTGGCCGCCAAGCTGGTGCATCTCTCGCGCAACGAAGCCGAGCAGTTCTACGCCGTGCACAAGGAACGCCCCTTCTTCAAGGACCTGGTCGAGTTCATGATCTCGGGCCCGGTGTTCGTGCAAGTGCTCGAAGGCGAGAACGCGATCGCCAAGAACCGTGACCTGATGGGCGCCACCGACCCGAAGAAGGCCGCCGCCGGCACCATCCGCGCCGACTTCGCCGACAGCATCGACGCCAACGCCGTGCACGGCTCGGACGCTCCCGAAACCGCCGCCAACGAAGTGGCGTTCTTCTTCGCCGGCCTCAACGTCTACGCACGCTGAAGCCGTATCTCGACCGAATCCATGACCACGGCCAACCTGCTCGATTTCGATCTCGAGGGGTTGGCTGCGTTCTGCGAAAAACTCGGCGAGAAGAAATTCCGCGCCACGCAGCTGTTCCGCTGGATCCACCAGCGTGGCGCCAGCGACTTCTCCCAGATGACCGATCTGGCCAAGTCGCTGCGCGAGAAACTCGCGACGACCGCGCGCGTCGAGGCGCTGCCGGTCATCACCCAGCACGAATCCAAGGACGGCACGATCAAGTGGCTGTTCGACGTCGGTGACGGCAATGCCGTCGAAGCCGTCTTCATTCCCGAGGACGACCGCGGCACGCTGTGCGTGTCGTCCCAGGCCGGCTGCGCGGTGGGCTGCCGCTTCTGCTCGACCGGCCACCAGGGCTTCAGCCGCAACCTGAGCACGGGCGAGATCGTCGCCCAGCTGTGGTTCGCCGAGCATTTCCTGCGCAAGCACCTGAAGCGCGACGAGCGCGTCATCTCCAACGTGGTGATGATGGGCATGGGCGAGCCGCTGCAGAACTATTCGGCGCTGGTGCCCGCGCTGCGCACCATGCTCGACGACAACGGCTACGGCCTCTCGCGCCGCCGCGTCACGGTCTCGACCTCGGGCGTGGTGCCGATGATCGACCGCCTGGGCACCGACTGCGCGGTGGCGCTCGCCGTCTCGCTGCACGCGCCCAACGATCCGCTGCGCGACGACCTGGTGCCGCTGAACCGCAAGTACCCGATCGCCGAGCTGCTCGAGGCCTGCAAGCGCTACCTCGCGCATGCGCCGCGCGATTTCATCACCTTCGAGTACTGCATGCTCGACGGCGTCAACGACCAGCCCGAACATGCGCGCCAGCTCATCGAGCTGGTGCGCACGCACGGCGTGTCGTGCAAGTTCAACCTGATCCCGTTCAACCCGTTCCCGGCATCCGGCCTGCTGCGCTCGCCGCAGCCGCGCGTGCTGGCCTTCGCGAAGATGCTGAGCGAAGCCGGCCTGGTGACCACGGTGCGCAAGACGCGCGGCGACGACATCGACGCCGCCTGCGGCCAGCTGGCCGGCGACGTCAAGGACCGCACCCGCGCGGCCGAGCGGATGGCGCAGCGCCGCCTGGCGTCGTCCGCCTCGGGAACGGAGCGAACGGTCGTGTTGCATCCGGTCCGAAAGGCCGCTTCCACCGCCTCCCAGGAGCATTGAACCGATGAGCATGGCTTTTCCGACGGCGAGCGCCGGGCTGCAACGCGTGCTGGCCGTCAGTGTCGCGGGCTTCGCGGCGCTGCTGCTCTCGGGGTGCGTGAACACCCGCACCACG is from Variovorax paradoxus and encodes:
- the rlmN gene encoding 23S rRNA (adenine(2503)-C(2))-methyltransferase RlmN, yielding MTTANLLDFDLEGLAAFCEKLGEKKFRATQLFRWIHQRGASDFSQMTDLAKSLREKLATTARVEALPVITQHESKDGTIKWLFDVGDGNAVEAVFIPEDDRGTLCVSSQAGCAVGCRFCSTGHQGFSRNLSTGEIVAQLWFAEHFLRKHLKRDERVISNVVMMGMGEPLQNYSALVPALRTMLDDNGYGLSRRRVTVSTSGVVPMIDRLGTDCAVALAVSLHAPNDPLRDDLVPLNRKYPIAELLEACKRYLAHAPRDFITFEYCMLDGVNDQPEHARQLIELVRTHGVSCKFNLIPFNPFPASGLLRSPQPRVLAFAKMLSEAGLVTTVRKTRGDDIDAACGQLAGDVKDRTRAAERMAQRRLASSASGTERTVVLHPVRKAASTASQEH
- the ndk gene encoding nucleoside-diphosphate kinase — protein: MAIERTLSIIKPDAVAKNVIGKIVSRFEAAGLKIVAAKLVHLSRNEAEQFYAVHKERPFFKDLVEFMISGPVFVQVLEGENAIAKNRDLMGATDPKKAAAGTIRADFADSIDANAVHGSDAPETAANEVAFFFAGLNVYAR